From Deltaproteobacteria bacterium:
TAAACATACCGGGCAATCAGTCTCTCGCTTTCCTCCCTGTCCCCCGTCTTAAAAAGGATGAACGCATATGACAGTGTGGCTTCACTCACGAGATCGAGAGCTTTGCCACCCAGCATGAAATGATATGGGGCATCGACGAGCTCCCTGTGCTGCTCTGCTCCCTTTTCAAGCTTCAGCTCTTTGAAGTACTGTTTTCCCCGGCCCAACATCTCCCTCCAGCGAAAGAGGGTGTCACTGGCTACGGGCGGAAGCGCGTCTGGCCCATCCTTTCTCACCCTCAAGGAAGATCCTTTTAATGGTTCAAGGGATAGTTCCTCACGCAGGAAGCGCTGCATGTCATCGAAGTAGCTTCTTGCTTTTTCCACATCGATTCCCTTTTGAGAAAATTCTATGAAAACGAGGCCATTTGTCCGCGCCTGTTCCGCCTGCACGGAAAATGCGGGAAAAAAGAGCACCAGGTGCATAAAAACGAGGATGAAGAAACGCACGTTTCCTGACTGTCTACACCCTCTTGACGTAGATTTCATCGGCTATACCCTGGTCCACGGCAATCATGGTCTCCTCGATCTCTATGACAAAGGAAGGCTTTTTCTGTAAGAGCTTTATCGATGTTCCCGGCAAAAGACCGATCGAACTCAACCTCTCAAGCCTCTTCTTCTGCCGGGGCATGATGAAAACGATCCTGTACGGATCTCCCAGAGAGGCATCGGAGAGTCTGATGACGAGTGGAGAAACGTCTTTTGTAAATTTTTTGCAGCAATCTCCCCGCGGGATCGGCTTGTTATGGGGGCAGAAGGGTGGATGACCGAGAAAAGTACATACAGATTCTGTCACCTTGTCGCTCAAAACATGTTCGAATTTACACGCGCTGCTTTCGATGTGAGTCTCCTCGAGTTCAAACAGCTGCGTGAGCAGACATTCGGCAAGACGGTGGCGCCTGACGATTTCTTGCGCCCTCAAAAGACCCTGATCTGTCATCGATATCTTCGTGCCATCCCTGGTAATGAGACCCTTTTGCTTCATCCTCTCGAGAATTCCTGGCGTATCCTCCTCCTCGGATGCCTTGAGGATATCATCGATCGTAAACTCTCCCGATTCTCGAAGTGTCCATATGAGCTCGAGTATTTCTTCTACACTGTATTCAATCATTCCCCTTGCTCTCTTTGAAAATCTTTTTCAGCGTGTCGACAATTTTAGACTGTGGCACAACAAAGGAATATTTGCAATTCGGACAGCATATCATTTTACACGATTTGCCCAGGGGGCACTCCGTATGGCAGCTCGCATCGAGCGTGTTTATCTGAAGCCCGCAGAAAGGGCAAGCAAGGTACACAGGTTATCCCCTAAAAATGAATGTCTAGTATTCTTATAAATTTGTTGAAGAGAAAACCGACGAATATGGCAAAGGGAAAGATAAACAAAAATATGTACGTGGCAATGCGCTTCCCCTGTTCCTTGATGATGACGAAAAAGTTGGCTATGCAGGGGATGAACAGGGTTATCGTGATCAAGCTGACCATGACCTGTCTGGTATCGAGAAGGCCCGCCTTCTGCATGGAGAAAAGCCCCGCCGCCCCGTAGTCTCTCCTGAGGAAACCGATGATAAAGGATTCCGCCGCTTTCGGAGGAAGATCGAGGAGGCCGACGATGACCGGGGATGAAGCTTTCTCGATAAGTTCCAGTATGCCGAATCTGTCGAACAAAAAGAGGATAACCGTACCGAGAACAAAGAGGGGAACAGCCTCCTTCAGGTACCACTCTATCCTTGCCATGGTTTTTATCAATATGTTTTTAAACTGAGGGATGCGCAGAGGGGGAATTTCCATGATGAAATCAACCTCTTCGCCCCTGATGAGCTTTGCAGCGAGAAACCCCACGGATATGATAATCGCGATTATGAACAGCATCCAAACGATCGTTGCAAACATGCCCAAACTCCCGAGCATGCCGAGTACGACTCCCAGCTGGGCTGAGCATGGTATCCCGAGGGCAAGAAGCAGGGTGATTATCAACCGCTCCTTTCTCGTTTCGAGAATGCGCGTGGTAAGCGTTGCCATAGTATCGCATCCCAGCCCGAGAATCAGAGGAAGAACGGCTTTCCCGTTGCATCCGATTTTTTTGAACAGCCTGTCGACCATAACGGCGAGTCTCGGCAGATACCCGGAGTCTTCCATGATACCGAAGCCGAT
This genomic window contains:
- a CDS encoding DtxR family transcriptional regulator; its protein translation is MIEYSVEEILELIWTLRESGEFTIDDILKASEEEDTPGILERMKQKGLITRDGTKISMTDQGLLRAQEIVRRHRLAECLLTQLFELEETHIESSACKFEHVLSDKVTESVCTFLGHPPFCPHNKPIPRGDCCKKFTKDVSPLVIRLSDASLGDPYRIVFIMPRQKKRLERLSSIGLLPGTSIKLLQKKPSFVIEIEETMIAVDQGIADEIYVKRV